The DNA window GTGGGGACTGAAGATCGACGCCGATCCGGCGATCGGCCGGGTCGCCGGGACCTACCACCCGACGTTCCTGTACGAGTCGCTGTGGTGCCTGCTGATCGCGGGCCTGGTGATCTGGGCGGACCGGCGCTTCACCCTCGGGCACGGGCGCGCGTTCGCGCTGTACGTGGCCTCGTACACGGTGGGCCGCTTCTGGTTCGAGTACCTGCGCGTGGATGATACGCACCACGTGCTGGGCCTGCGGCTCAACGGGTGGACGTCGATCGTGGTCTTCATCGCGGCCGTCGCCTACATGATCATCTCCGCGAAGCGGTGCCCCGGCAGGGAGCTCGTGGTGGAACCGGGGGCTATCGGGGAAGCCGGCGAGGGGCCGACTTCCCTGACAAAGCCGGGGAGTGACGGTGACTCGCCCGTAGAGGGCTCGTCCCCCAAACCGAAGAAGGTCTGAGCTTCGCTCGGCACCTCGCCCAGCTAGCGCTGGGGGGACCCCCAAACCCGCCGCAGTGGCTGATCGCCGCTGCGGCGGGATTTTTGTGCCTGCGGCACAGGTCGCTGCAGCGGACCGGACCGGCAACCGGATGGCCTTCCCCGACCCCGCCAGAAGGACCCATACGCCCAGGTCAGCCAGGCCTTCCTTGCTAGCGGATCATCGTGTTCGTGCGTACCTTCGAATCAGCGGGGGCGGGCGGACGAGGCGCCACCCCCAGGGGAAGGGAGCCCACCGGAGATGTCTGTCCTGGAAGCCGTTGCCGCACCGCACGCCGCGCACCGCGACAACCACACGCACCGCGACGTGAACGGCGGCTGGCTGCGCCCCGCGGTGTTCGGTGCCATGGACGGGCTGGTCTCCAACGTCGCCCTGATGACCGGTGTCGCGGGCGGCTCCGCCTCCGCGCAGACGGTCGTCATCGCCGGCCTGGCCGGCCTCGCCGCGGGCGCGTTCTCCATGGCCGCCGGCGAGTACACCTCCGTCGCCTCGCAGCGCGAACTCGTCCTCGCCGAGCTGGACGTGGAGCGCCGGGAGCTGCACAAGCACCCGGCCGACGAGCTGGCGGAGCTGGCCGCGCTCTACGAGTCGCGGGGCGTCGAGCCCAAGCTCGCGCTCGAGGTCGCCATGCAGCTGTCCCGCGACCCCGAGCAGGCGCTGGAGATCCACGCCCGCGAGGAGCTCGGCATAGACCCCTCCGACCTGCCGTCGCCCATGGTCGCGGCGGTGTCGTCGTTCGGCTCGTTCGCGCTCGGCGCGCTCCTGCCCCTGCTGCCGTACCTGCTGGGAGCGACCGCGCTGTGGCCCGCCGTGCTGCTCGCGCTGCTCGGTCTCTTCGCCTGCGGGGCCGTCGTGGCGCGGGTGACGGCCCGCTCCTGGTGGTTCAGCGGCCTGCGCCAGCTGTTCCTGGGCGCCGCGGCCGCGGGTGTGACTTACGCCCTCGGTATTGCCTTCGGCACCGCCCTGGGGTGATGCTTTATGCGGGCTCCCGCATAACGTACGGATGACATCGCGGTTTCAGGCCCTCGACGGCCGGGCACAATCCGGTAGCGCAGCGGGCAACGCCGCCCGCTCTGTGCTGTGTCCGGCGGGGCCGGGCCGGGCGATCCCCAGTGCTTCCGGCAGCTCGCCGCCTTCACCGCAGTGTCCACATGCTGGACCGGTGCTTCCGCTTTTCGAGAAGCGCCCCATCATGTAACCTGCACCAAATTTCTTCCGCAGAGGGCCAACGTCGTCCCTCGGCACATGCACCGGCCGCACCGGCCGGGACTGCCAAGACGACGACGGGAGCCGCCGATGCGATCCGCATCCCACCCCGCCCAGCAGGGTATGTACGACCCGCGGAACGAGCACGACGCCTGTGGCGTCGGCTTCGTCGCGACCCTCACCGGCGAGGCGAGCCATGCGCTCGTGCAGCAGGCGCTCACCGTCCTCCGCAACCTGGAGCACCGCGGCGCCACGGGCTCCGAGCCCGACTCGGGCGACGGCGCCGGCATCCTGATGCAGGTCCCCGATGCCTTCCTGCGCGAGTCCGCCGGCTTCGAGCTCCCCGAGCCCGGCGCGTACGCCGTCGGCATCGCCTTCCTCCCCGCGGACGGCGCGGACGCGGACGCCGCCGTCTCGTCCATCGAGACGATCGCCCGCGAGGAGGGCCTGACCGTCCTCGGCTGGCGCGCCGTCCCCGTCGCCCCCGAGCTGCTCGGCGCCAGCGCCCGCGCCACCATGCCGGACTTCCGCCAGCTCTTCGTCGGCGACGGCGAGAACACCGGGCTCGCCCTCGACCGCAAGGCGTTCGTGCTGCGCAAGCGCGCCGAGCGGGAGGCCGGGGTCTACTTCCCCTCGCTCTCCGCCCGCACCATCGTCTACAAGGGCATGCTGACCACCGGTCAGCTGGAGCCGTTCTTCCCGGACCTCTCCGACCGCCGCTGCGCCACCGCCATCGCGCTGGTCCACTCCCGCTTCTCCACCAACACCTTCCCCAGCTGGCCGCTCGCCCACCCGTACCGGTTCGTCGCCCACAACGGTGAGATCAACACCGTCAAGGGCAACCGCAACTGGATGCGGGCCCGGGAGTCGCAGCTGGCCAGCGAGCTGTTCGGCTCTGCCGACCACGGCGGGGGCCGCGGCATCGACCGCATCTTCCCCGTCTGCACCCCCGACGCCTCCGACTCGGCCTCCTTCGACGAGGTCCTGGAGCTGCTCCACCTCGGCGGCCG is part of the Streptomyces roseifaciens genome and encodes:
- a CDS encoding VIT1/CCC1 transporter family protein — translated: MSVLEAVAAPHAAHRDNHTHRDVNGGWLRPAVFGAMDGLVSNVALMTGVAGGSASAQTVVIAGLAGLAAGAFSMAAGEYTSVASQRELVLAELDVERRELHKHPADELAELAALYESRGVEPKLALEVAMQLSRDPEQALEIHAREELGIDPSDLPSPMVAAVSSFGSFALGALLPLLPYLLGATALWPAVLLALLGLFACGAVVARVTARSWWFSGLRQLFLGAAAAGVTYALGIAFGTALG